The Choloepus didactylus isolate mChoDid1 chromosome 16, mChoDid1.pri, whole genome shotgun sequence genomic interval TGCTTTCTTCTGGATATTTCTTATAAAATGTCATGGAGATACACTTATTAATCATTATTAAGAACAAGTGAGTGCATTTCCTTACATAGAAAATTAACCGATCACCTGTTTCTGGAACATTATAAGTTACATTAAATAAACagtgaataataatttttaaaacctcatcattatataaaagaataaataacacaatGAAAGTTAATGTTATAAAATAAACTAATGGCAAGGAAGAACTAAATGGGACATCATTACATTTTAGGGACTTCAAATGATTACTAGGGTTGTCATGACTGACATGGCTGTTGTTATTTCTGTGATTACATTTAGTGTGACATACATAACTGGTCAATTTTAATCTTCAAAAGTTGCTCAATAAGTCAACAATCCGAGGGTAAAATCTCTCAATTTTTGACATTTGAGATAGCAATTCTGAGGCTTATGGCTTATGCTACAAGATCCAGTGCAGAAagagaagttttcaattttaggGTGAGGAGCATCTGCCCCAAAAGAGGATGCTGTTGGTTATTCTGTGCATGATAAAGAAGAGGAAGGGGTGATCAGCCACAAACTGTGGGCCTCCATGACCTGTTCTCCCTGACATAACGGCCCCAGTGCCAGCAGTGGCTTCAGTGCCCTCCTCGTTGACATCCACAGAGGCTTGATGGAACACCTGGGACAGAAACAGGTCATTCCTCTCCGTCATGCCTGAGAAATTGGCCTGGCCCCGGCTGAAGGCATCCTCCATACCCATGCTTCTCAGAATGgatttcatttcatatttctcTTCTAACTTGAACAGGGGTAAATACACTTCAACATCATCTTCAGCCATTGTATCTTTGCTGGTCCACTTCTTGAGTTTATCAAAGGTTATTTCATGTTCCAGCTGCAaatccaaaaccaaaaccaaaaatactGGTAAGTGtttagaaaggaaggaaaacactCTATtttaacctaattttaaaattcactgaCTTTACTATATTATGGCTGGCATAAAAATTGGATAGATTGGTCAAATTTTTGTAAGACGGTGACATGCGTAACATATGATTAAGGCTGAACTGAATACTCTGAAAGTTTGAGACCTGACACATTTGCTATATCAATCCATTTACATATTTCCATGAGAAACTGTGCACCATTTCCTAAGGTGTAGATATTTCATCTCATGAACGTTGAAAGCAATTGAAGTTAGAGTGCCTTACCAGCTCCAAGCCAGTGGACACCTCAGCAACTTCATCTGGAAGCAACAGAAACATGCTGACATCTCCAGCATATGGGAGTTCTAGAATCTGAACCTTTAGATCTTTTACATATCCGATGTTCAGCTTTTCGTGCAAGTACATCATCTGTACAAGTTTGCGCTCAGtctaaaattttggaaaagtgaAACATGTAAGTTAGTACTAAGACATCAAGAGATTTACATAAAAGTTAGacatgaaagaaaatggaatctGCTCTAGTGTCAaagaaatatgcttttaaaaaattaagcaaaatgaaTCATCTGTCTAACCTTACAGTGGGTGTTCTGATCTTATTACCTTTTCCGTGTTTATGCCTATTATTTAGTAAGATGGATgataataaggataataataatactcaAACATTTTTTGAGTACCTACCATGGGCTGAGAGCTCTGTTAATGCCACTGACCACTTCCCACAAACTTCTGAGTTGAGTATTATTATCCCAGTTTCACAGATCAAGAAATGGAAGGTGTGGAAGATAAGTTAGGTCATAGCCAGTAAGGGCCAACGTTTGAACCCAGGCTGGTGCAGTTATAAAACCCATGGTCTTCACCACGACTCAGACTGCTTCCCAGTAAATTATTGAGAGAGTCTGTTAAATGCCCAGTGGGCAGAACTCGTAACTAACAAGTCATTTAGGTTTGCCAATGAATGAGCTCTTATTTTTTCTGTCATCTTATGTAAGGCCCTAAAATAAGCATTAGGAAAATGCATCTTGTTGCCTCATACCAAGTTGATGCGGAAAGGCTGAAGCCCGTTAAGCTTCTTCTCAAATGGGGTTTTCCACTTTCCTTTGAAGTAGACGGCATCCACTAAGACCATCATGGTCTCCGCATTTACGGAACCTTCAGGCAGCAGGTCAGGGATTTTGCCTACAGAAAACATGACAGATGTTCAGGTTTCATGAACAAGAATTCTGAAGCTATTATCGTTTCTTGGGTCTTTCAAGTAACCGTGAATCTGAAATTCACTGAACTTTGCAGAGACACTAATCTTCAAACTCAAGTTTTTCTCTAGATTTATTTGAATCATCAATAAAACTCAGGCCAAATTctcagaaggtttgggaaatccaagagaaaatgaagaaatattgggTTCAAAATTTAGGTTGAGATTTTCACTTCCTTTTATGTTGTTTTATCAAATTTGTGCAATTGTTTGGGAGATACTTATCCAGAACGGAGTGAAAGTCTCTGAAGGCAAATAAGTGTCTTTCTACTGTATGTCCCTTAGTGCTCTTTCTGGGTCTGGGTTAGACAGTCCAGGGGTCTGACCCATTCAGTCattcaaaaacatgtttttgaaaGTTGTGCTAGACTTAAACTAGTAGTGGTGAAGGCACAAGGATTTAAAGAGCAAGAATCATCCTGGAGGACCTGGGAAGACTGGAAGGGACACTCAAAGTCAGTTGTCAAATAATGTGTGATAAGCTCTGTAATAGAGCTAAGAAATGCAAAATACTGTGTACAGAGAAGGGAGTAAATGAGTGCACCAGAGAATGTTCTCAGAAATGATGACAGCTGTGTGTGGTATTTTTAAGGAAAgtttaagaaaattttaagaaacagtCCAATTATACTGAGCACCTGCTCTGCACTATTGCAACTGctcaaatatgttattttatttaatcctcacaactactCTACTAGGTCAGTTTTGTAAGGGTGCCGCAGTGAGAGAGCACAGCCATCTGACAAGGTCACCAAGCTGCTAAGCTAGTGAGGATTCTGTCTCCAGAGCCCGTTGCTTCCCTGTCCACCACCCTCCGATCTTGCTGACAGATACGGGACCGTAACAGAAAGGTCACTGTCTAAATGCACATCAGTCGTTAAGGAGCCAGCAGGAAAGGCCAGGTGCTGTCAGATTCCAACTATGTGACATTCTGGGAAAGACAATGCTAGGCACTGAAGAAAGATCAGCAGTTGCCAGGGATTCAGGGTAAAAAGTGAGAGAGGGAAGATTAGGTGGAGCACGAGGAATTTTTAGGTGGGAGAAACTCTTCCATATGATACTCTAATGGTCGAGACAGGACATTTTGCATTTGCCAAAACCCATGGAAATGTACAACACGAAGAGTGAGCCCTAGTGtcaactatggactttagttactagTAATGCATCAGTTTTagctcatcaattgtaacaaatgtaccacatgaaTCCAAGAcgctaataatagggaaaactgtgctgGGGAAGAGGGGGGCATCTGAGAACTCCATATTTTCtgggcaatttttctgtaaacctaaaacttctctgaaaaaaaataaagcctactaaaaaaaaaaagacgactGTGGTCTGACTAATTTCACTATATCCATGGGTTATTCTTCTTGGTTCCTATTGAGTTCCAATAATGCTTTATTTAACTTTGTGATGCACATAACAAACTAGTATTTGACCATAACTTGGGATAGATCAGACAACTctgtcaaattattttaaaaatcagtaaacaCAATCAGCCTAAATGACTGCTTGGCATCTTAGCATTACAAATGATGGGTTTACAGCAAGATCAGCACAATTTTTAAAGAGTTAAACAACTCATGCTGTTCTCACAAAAGCAAACCTTTTATGTGTCTCTCTTTAATTGTGTCTCTATTTTTACTGTCACTtctctaatttaatcttcactgTCCTTACTCTCTCTGTGTCAATGATTTCTCAATATTTTAATAGAGTAATTTAGAAATCCACAATGGAAATGAAGAACTAAAGCAACTATTCACAGATAAAGAACAAGATGAAAAAATTTTTCTCTATGCTTTTTCCATTGTGGTGGCTAAGAACCAAGACACTAAATTTAcctggaaaatgttttaaaaatagcagttAAAGGGAAAACTAATTTGTTGCATTAAGTTATCAAAGTCTTTAAATAGCCAGCTGAAGAATCTTTGGACTGAGAATCAGAAAAAAAGGTAACCCCAGCTTCCCCACTACCTGGTAGTGTGATCAAAGCCAGGTAAACCCCTCTGACTTTGGACTCCAAAATATGACGTGATGAGTCTCCAAGTAACTTTCCTATCATGATAGCTCATAAATCTGTGAAATACCAAAACAATTCTGCATCCATGGTACCAATTTTCACTCTCAGGAATCTATTTTTATGTTATtcaacaataatttatttaagaCCTATAATTCTAACTGGAAATTTGGAAGAATGAAGGATTTTCACTTTCAGCAAAGGACTTTCCTAATTTTTGCAGGGACATGAGAGAAGGATGTCAGACCCCTATCCTGCAGTAGTTACAGTCTGGGTAAGAAGGCAAAGCAAAGTAACTAATAACAGTTCAATAACCGTTCAAGGTTGTATGGGGCACATAGTAACCCGGGAAATGCTTCCAAGGAGGGGGAGGACTTGGGTTGCCCCTTAAATTAAACGCTGAAGCCCAGGGATCCAGGAAAAGGAAGTTTGCAACGAGTGCACTGTTTGCATCAAGTTGTCAGCAGGTAAGTACAGTCAGTCAGATTATGAAGAACCTCAAAAGTGAGGGGAAAGAGTGAGACATTCGCCTGAGGATAGGAGGAGGGCACTAAAAGTTTTGAGCACAGGCATGACACAGTAAATGTGCTACTTCTCCCCTCAGCACCCTATACTCCAGCCAGATCCACctcctttcattgcctcaaaGGATCCTGGGCTGTCTCGCCTCAGGACTCTTGCACATGCTGTGCACTCAGCTAGGAACTCTCTCCCATGTCCTGGCCAGCTCCAGCTCTTCCTTCCAATCCCAACTTAAACATTTCCTGTCCCAGGAAGCCTTCTGTCCTCCTCCGAGCTGGGGTCAGGGACCTTTCTACCAGCTCCCGCACAGCGCCTCGTACTTCCAGAAAGCGCTCAGCAACACTCCATAGCAATCGCCAATGTGATTGAATCCTCCCCTAGACTGCAAGTTCGATGACGGCAGGGTCtgggttctgtttttttgtttgtttgttcaccATTTTTATCCTcatcagtgtctggcacacagtgtctggtaaataaatatttgttgactgaataaatgaatccagtagcaatgaatgaatgatttagtTGAGTTTTAGTCCTTATAAAAGATACCAAGGGAGGTAGGAGCCAAGGAATAATTAAGGACATGGGTTAAGGAAGCAAAAGTGTCTtagaaaatgaaggagagatgaaGCAGAGaccaaaagaaattaacaaactattaTCTCTGagtgaggaaagagaagaaaaagctaaaataattttatgaaccCACCCCCAATTGCCAGTATTCTTTAAGCTTACACCAGTCACTCAGTTGGGGTCAAATATTTATTCCTGTGCTTTGTTCACAATTACATCTATACTGGTATTTCCTATGCTCGAAAACTTCTGCCTCCTCTCATATTCGACTGTGAGATAATATCCAAATGAAGAATATGCAAGTACTGAACATTTGTCTTCTAGCAGTgggttttcaattctttttctcaCTTAAAACACCActcagataaac includes:
- the SERPINB2 gene encoding plasminogen activator inhibitor 2 — translated: MEDLYVANTIFALNFFKHLVKINPTQNLFFCPWSISSTMAMVYMGARGNTADQMAKVLQFSEVGNLKAITEKFTSCEAMQQIQKDRYPEAILQAQARERIPSSFLALNSALNTSTGDYLLESANKLFGEKTARFKEEYIQLCEKYFSTEPEAVNFLDSAEEARKKMNSWVKAQTKGKIPDLLPEGSVNAETMMVLVDAVYFKGKWKTPFEKKLNGLQPFRINLTERKLVQMMYLHEKLNIGYVKDLKVQILELPYAGDVSMFLLLPDEVAEVSTGLELLEHEITFDKLKKWTSKDTMAEDDVEVYLPLFKLEEKYEMKSILRSMGMEDAFSRGQANFSGMTERNDLFLSQVFHQASVDVNEEGTEATAGTGAVMSGRTGHGGPQFVADHPFLFFIMHRITNSILFWGRCSSP